One segment of Leeia aquatica DNA contains the following:
- a CDS encoding HAD domain-containing protein — translation MILFLDFDGVLHPDTAYLIKGRPVLHGEGELFMWVPLLEDVLSSHPEVQIVLSTSWARDFGFTRARRYLPASLRNRTIGATWHSAMAFEGEYRSRSRNTWWDLHNRYQQIRRYVERAGLAHWVAVDDQPHGWDAADNDHLVQTNPDTGLSDPAVIARLHRLLETGS, via the coding sequence ATGATACTGTTCCTAGACTTCGATGGCGTCCTGCACCCGGACACGGCCTATCTGATCAAGGGCCGACCAGTACTGCACGGTGAAGGTGAACTGTTCATGTGGGTGCCCTTGCTGGAGGACGTACTCTCCTCACACCCGGAGGTACAGATCGTACTGAGCACCAGTTGGGCGCGTGACTTCGGCTTTACCCGCGCACGCCGTTACCTGCCTGCCAGCCTGCGTAACCGCACAATCGGTGCCACCTGGCACAGTGCCATGGCCTTTGAAGGGGAGTACCGCAGCCGTAGTCGCAACACATGGTGGGACCTGCACAACCGCTACCAGCAAATCCGCCGCTATGTAGAACGGGCTGGACTGGCGCACTGGGTTGCGGTTGACGATCAGCCACACGGCTGGGATGCTGCAGATAATGACCATCTGGTACAGACCAACCCGGATACAGGTTTGTCTGACCCTGCTGTTATTGCCAGGCTACATCGCTTGCTGGAAACAGGATCATAA
- a CDS encoding TniQ family protein, translating to MKGLTASLWPVRYKPYPDELLTSWLIRLAWGHGLKAQTFCNRVFGGRHQVWNRDSDRLAPVWLINALVEQTGTPRQIVYGTTLRAYEGILYPHFRPSGTLPWVQTLMVYHRSRRGYGVQFCPVCLAEDECPYFRRAWRVSFNTMCMRHGVMLHDRCPACGMPVVYHRMEMGRGSVFEVGSMADCHACGFSLVEAPRQEIWGYDSQALSFHLGLCRALTEPAGAGMVPDKLRVMHQLIRLMVSRYKTISLRQYVSKTLGVDDPIEIAGRVFVETQPLVARHHLIQLAAWLMVDLATRLEGAWRAGTLRYNHLEKDFDEAPDWYRSIADLFMDWRRHKRSPG from the coding sequence ATGAAAGGCCTGACTGCCTCGCTGTGGCCTGTCAGGTACAAGCCTTACCCCGATGAGCTGCTGACTTCCTGGCTGATCAGGCTGGCCTGGGGGCATGGCTTGAAGGCACAAACTTTTTGCAATCGGGTTTTTGGCGGTCGGCATCAGGTCTGGAACCGAGATTCGGACCGGCTTGCCCCGGTGTGGCTGATCAATGCACTGGTGGAGCAAACTGGAACGCCCAGGCAGATTGTTTACGGCACTACCCTGAGAGCCTATGAGGGGATACTCTACCCGCACTTCCGCCCAAGCGGGACCTTGCCCTGGGTTCAGACCCTGATGGTCTACCACCGAAGTCGCAGAGGCTATGGGGTGCAGTTTTGTCCCGTTTGCCTTGCTGAGGATGAGTGTCCCTATTTTCGAAGAGCATGGCGGGTTTCTTTTAATACGATGTGCATGCGGCATGGCGTGATGCTGCATGACCGGTGCCCGGCGTGCGGTATGCCTGTGGTGTACCATCGAATGGAAATGGGGCGAGGAAGCGTCTTCGAGGTGGGCTCCATGGCAGATTGTCACGCCTGTGGTTTCTCGCTTGTCGAGGCACCTCGACAGGAGATATGGGGCTATGACAGTCAAGCCTTGAGCTTTCATCTGGGATTGTGTCGAGCACTCACCGAGCCTGCGGGGGCAGGTATGGTGCCGGATAAGCTCCGGGTGATGCATCAATTGATTCGATTGATGGTATCTCGCTACAAAACGATAAGCTTACGACAGTATGTTTCCAAGACCTTGGGGGTAGATGACCCCATTGAGATTGCCGGACGGGTATTTGTTGAGACTCAGCCACTGGTGGCACGACATCACCTGATTCAGTTGGCAGCCTGGCTGATGGTTGATCTGGCGACTCGGTTAGAAGGGGCGTGGCGTGCAGGGACGCTTCGGTACAATCATCTTGAGAAAGACTTTGACGAAGCCCCAGACTGGTATCGCAGCATTGCCGACTTGTTTATGGACTGGCGTCGTCATAAGCGCTCCCCCGGCTAG
- a CDS encoding TniB family NTP-binding protein yields the protein MDQSETRSRLSPEAERLLDEPDDVRIRAIQAGTWMSYDRAKAILSRMEDLLNYPQITRMPNMLLVAPSFNGKTSLLERFISLHPPDLDPTAEVTRCPVVMVEAPSSPDVSAFYTRILDALMAPYKPSASIQEKNSQVKHLFRVLGVKVLIVDEIHHLIAGSLNRQRDFRNALKSLGNETKVSIIAAGIEDAYNAFVADPQMSSRFMPEELPLWRPGREVGTLLATLERRTPLHKPSNLKSPELMSEMCLRSEGTLGDLCDLFKELAVDAIRSKAEEITLERIRTIHWVPPSRRKLHRRF from the coding sequence ATGGATCAATCTGAGACCAGATCACGCCTCAGCCCAGAGGCAGAGCGCTTGCTGGATGAACCGGATGATGTCCGCATTCGCGCTATTCAGGCAGGGACCTGGATGAGCTACGATCGTGCCAAGGCGATCCTGTCCAGGATGGAGGATTTGCTGAATTATCCGCAAATCACCCGCATGCCGAACATGCTGTTGGTTGCTCCTTCTTTCAATGGGAAGACCTCATTGCTGGAGCGTTTCATATCTTTGCATCCACCTGATCTGGATCCGACAGCGGAAGTCACGAGATGTCCGGTGGTGATGGTCGAAGCTCCCTCTTCACCCGATGTATCGGCATTCTATACTCGCATTCTGGATGCATTGATGGCACCGTACAAACCCAGTGCCTCGATTCAGGAGAAAAACTCTCAGGTCAAGCACCTCTTTCGGGTGTTGGGGGTCAAGGTCTTGATTGTGGATGAGATCCACCACCTGATTGCGGGTAGCTTGAACCGGCAGCGGGATTTTCGCAATGCACTCAAGAGCCTGGGCAATGAAACCAAGGTGTCGATCATTGCTGCCGGCATCGAAGATGCCTACAACGCCTTCGTGGCTGATCCCCAGATGTCTAGCCGGTTTATGCCCGAAGAGTTGCCTCTGTGGCGGCCAGGCAGGGAGGTGGGCACACTGCTGGCCACGCTGGAGCGGCGAACGCCACTGCATAAACCGTCCAATCTGAAGTCTCCAGAGTTGATGAGCGAGATGTGTCTGCGCAGCGAGGGCACCTTGGGTGATCTGTGTGACCTTTTCAAGGAGTTGGCTGTGGACGCCATTCGCAGCAAGGCGGAAGAAATTACGCTGGAGCGCATCCGTACCATTCACTGGGTGCCGCCTTCCAGGCGTAAATTGCACCGCCGTTTCTAG
- a CDS encoding Mu transposase C-terminal domain-containing protein: MAKVIPNQLSLTKGATVSNNGRDYVVVAVADLNKILAKDIETGASVLLTIGDLRPPQHLPVEAVPGVEEIDLSRIPEVDWVLAEQRRKWLEPLLVNQSLYGTKMAEQIAAEAAVNRATVYRWLDAFRRTGLLSSLLPMRGRGGGGKAGRRISPEVELIIQDVIEGFHDTDQKPSIAETILEIRRRCSNAGLRLPATNTIRLRLKRTSGRERTRRRLGEAAAYALHDPGKGSIPDADWPLAIVQIDHTLLPVIIVDDEHRKPINRAWITLAIDVDSRVCLGMYLSLDPPSAMSAGMCISHAILPKEAWLRQLAISEQITWPCWGVMGAIHMDNAKEFRGDMLKMACREYDIDIHLRPVKKPRYGAHIERLMGTVTQGLKSVKGSTFSGPDEKGEYDAEGNACMTFAEIERWLILFFARYHRDIHTGIAMAPLQKFREGLLGTKKKPGRGLPARRLDEEVLRIHFTPYVERPVQGYGVVIDNVHYYHDVLRPWINAPHPDFPKHKRKFRFHRDPRDISQLYFFDELSGRFCAIPYRDTSHPPVSIWELRNAQRAAKAKGIDPDNEMVVFAIVNEQRALEAAAAAKTKTARREAQRRVEQAKQREVKKQTMPTVSQPVVPSAPPPMVRGYNPDEVDALDDE; this comes from the coding sequence ATGGCCAAGGTGATTCCCAACCAGTTATCGCTGACCAAAGGCGCGACCGTCAGCAACAATGGACGTGACTATGTGGTTGTCGCCGTTGCCGACCTGAACAAGATTCTGGCCAAGGACATTGAAACGGGTGCCAGTGTGTTGCTGACGATTGGCGATCTGCGCCCCCCTCAGCATCTTCCAGTAGAGGCTGTTCCAGGTGTCGAGGAGATCGATCTGTCGAGGATTCCCGAGGTAGATTGGGTACTGGCGGAGCAACGCAGAAAATGGCTGGAGCCATTATTGGTCAACCAGTCATTGTATGGCACCAAGATGGCCGAGCAGATTGCCGCTGAGGCAGCTGTTAACCGGGCGACCGTCTATCGCTGGTTGGACGCTTTCAGACGTACCGGGTTGCTCTCGTCACTGTTACCCATGCGAGGGCGGGGTGGAGGAGGAAAAGCAGGGCGGCGGATTTCACCGGAGGTTGAGCTCATCATTCAGGATGTGATCGAGGGCTTCCATGATACCGATCAGAAACCCTCGATTGCTGAGACTATCCTGGAAATCCGACGCCGTTGCTCAAATGCTGGGTTACGCCTTCCGGCAACCAATACCATTCGACTTCGTCTGAAACGGACATCAGGTCGTGAGCGTACTCGCCGACGACTAGGCGAAGCTGCAGCTTACGCCTTGCATGATCCAGGCAAGGGCAGTATTCCAGATGCCGATTGGCCCTTGGCCATCGTCCAGATTGACCATACCCTGCTGCCTGTGATTATCGTTGACGATGAGCACCGCAAGCCAATAAACCGAGCATGGATTACATTGGCCATTGATGTCGACAGCAGGGTATGCCTGGGGATGTATTTGTCTCTGGACCCCCCTTCGGCCATGTCAGCGGGGATGTGCATCTCACACGCCATACTGCCGAAAGAAGCTTGGCTCAGACAGCTGGCGATTTCAGAACAGATCACCTGGCCGTGTTGGGGTGTGATGGGCGCTATCCATATGGATAATGCCAAGGAGTTTCGCGGAGACATGCTGAAGATGGCGTGCAGGGAATACGATATCGACATCCATCTGCGGCCAGTGAAGAAGCCGCGTTATGGTGCGCACATCGAGCGCCTGATGGGAACAGTGACGCAGGGCCTCAAGAGCGTGAAAGGGTCGACCTTTTCCGGGCCGGATGAGAAAGGGGAATATGACGCGGAGGGGAATGCCTGCATGACCTTCGCCGAGATCGAGCGCTGGCTGATTCTGTTCTTTGCCCGCTATCACCGTGATATCCACACTGGTATTGCTATGGCGCCACTGCAGAAGTTTCGGGAAGGACTGCTGGGTACCAAGAAAAAGCCAGGGCGAGGTTTACCAGCTCGACGCCTTGATGAAGAGGTATTGAGGATCCATTTCACGCCCTATGTGGAGCGGCCAGTCCAAGGTTATGGTGTGGTCATCGACAATGTGCATTATTACCACGATGTCTTGCGTCCCTGGATCAATGCTCCGCACCCGGATTTTCCGAAACACAAGCGCAAATTCCGCTTCCATCGAGACCCTCGGGATATCAGCCAGCTATACTTTTTCGATGAGCTCAGCGGTCGCTTTTGTGCCATTCCCTACCGAGACACCAGCCATCCTCCCGTAAGCATCTGGGAGCTTCGCAATGCTCAACGTGCTGCGAAGGCAAAGGGTATCGACCCGGACAATGAGATGGTGGTCTTTGCCATCGTGAACGAACAGCGTGCACTGGAGGCGGCCGCGGCTGCCAAGACCAAGACGGCCCGGCGTGAGGCGCAGCGACGGGTTGAGCAAGCCAAGCAGCGAGAGGTAAAGAAGCAGACCATGCCGACTGTTTCTCAACCCGTTGTGCCCAGTGCGCCACCTCCGATGGTACGGGGATACAACCCGGATGAAGTTGATGCATTGGATGATGAGTAA
- a CDS encoding TnsA endonuclease N-terminal domain-containing protein — protein sequence MRQTPEVEATIAVAKEVSWMPVRKIPKNHLVVTGGYSSRKNAQIDAFESLLEKDYFLLLDFDETVDSFEPQPVRIPVPGVPRGYVPDVLVHYCPDPVAGVEPKSSLVDVKHTDDLAKHADKYAIKFEFARQFAEERGWEFKIVDQHQIRTPRLANLKFLRAYRNTTLVVEDIDCVLDCMPDFPCSHRSVLDRLAQTDDDRLRWLPVIWSMLLTGHLVTNMDEPFGSEVLISRGGARAWPR from the coding sequence ATGCGACAAACTCCAGAAGTGGAGGCGACTATTGCCGTGGCCAAGGAGGTCTCCTGGATGCCGGTACGCAAAATCCCTAAAAATCATCTGGTGGTAACGGGCGGCTACTCCAGTCGCAAAAACGCCCAGATCGATGCCTTTGAGTCCTTGCTCGAAAAGGACTACTTCCTCCTGCTTGATTTCGACGAAACGGTCGACTCTTTCGAGCCCCAACCCGTCAGGATACCTGTCCCGGGTGTGCCCCGCGGCTATGTGCCGGATGTTCTGGTGCACTACTGTCCGGACCCTGTTGCAGGGGTGGAACCCAAGAGTAGTCTGGTTGATGTCAAACACACTGACGACCTAGCCAAGCATGCTGATAAGTACGCGATCAAATTCGAGTTTGCGAGGCAGTTTGCCGAGGAGCGTGGCTGGGAGTTCAAGATCGTCGACCAGCATCAGATCCGGACACCTCGCTTGGCGAACCTGAAGTTCTTGCGAGCGTACAGAAATACTACACTGGTTGTCGAAGACATTGATTGCGTACTTGATTGTATGCCGGACTTCCCCTGCTCACATCGTAGCGTGCTGGATCGGCTGGCACAAACTGACGATGACAGACTGCGCTGGTTGCCGGTTATCTGGTCAATGCTGCTGACGGGCCATCTGGTTACCAACATGGATGAGCCATTTGGAAGTGAAGTCCTCATTTCGCGGGGAGGCGCTCGTGCATGGCCAAGGTGA
- a CDS encoding hemagglutinin repeat-containing protein, with the protein MTSHKNSHLDTALALKAGYDSYKLATDQKKWDQYKAERDAPAKDSNTQGSDSTQGGQGTNGQGGQQTNNNPGIGISVGFSNSKSSSSSDSSSSTAKGSNLQAQSIVLLARDTDIRTEGAKLQAKDIDLDAARNIELAAAVNQANVHSRNSSKGSSFGFGQLTGFSFQG; encoded by the coding sequence CTGACGTCTCATAAAAACAGCCATCTCGACACCGCGCTCGCCCTCAAGGCTGGCTACGACAGCTACAAACTGGCGACGGATCAGAAGAAGTGGGATCAGTACAAGGCAGAGCGTGACGCCCCTGCCAAGGACAGCAACACTCAGGGCAGCGACAGCACCCAAGGCGGCCAAGGCACCAACGGCCAGGGCGGGCAACAAACCAACAACAACCCCGGCATCGGCATCTCGGTCGGCTTCAGCAACAGCAAATCCTCCAGCAGCAGCGACAGTAGCAGCAGCACCGCCAAAGGCAGCAATCTGCAGGCACAAAGCATTGTCCTGCTCGCCCGTGACACCGACATCCGCACCGAAGGCGCCAAGCTGCAGGCCAAGGACATCGACCTTGATGCCGCCCGCAACATTGAGCTCGCAGCCGCCGTCAACCAGGCCAACGTCCACAGCCGGAACAGCAGCAAAGGTAGCAGCTTCGGCTTTGGTCAGCTTACCGGCTTTAGTTTCCAAGGGTAG
- a CDS encoding barstar family protein, producing MIFFYENESENFVAGAFNAIVSSDIKSFDALLQNLSEVLLFPDYFGKNLNALYDCLRDLGWIEERIVLVHHQTMPDLPEAEIASYVELLVSAAIDWGFDDLHELRIAFPSYCKDRIISVLSDVGLYVR from the coding sequence GTGATTTTTTTTTATGAAAATGAGAGCGAGAATTTTGTTGCTGGCGCTTTTAATGCCATTGTTTCCAGTGACATTAAATCATTTGATGCTTTGCTTCAAAATTTAAGCGAAGTCCTGCTATTTCCAGATTACTTTGGTAAAAATTTAAACGCGCTGTATGATTGTCTTAGGGATTTGGGTTGGATTGAGGAGCGTATTGTCTTGGTGCATCACCAAACAATGCCGGATTTGCCTGAGGCAGAAATAGCTTCATATGTTGAGTTATTAGTGAGCGCCGCGATCGATTGGGGATTTGATGATCTGCATGAGTTACGTATCGCATTTCCATCGTATTGCAAGGATAGAATAATATCAGTTCTTTCCGATGTGGGGCTGTATGTGAGGTGA